A window of Ipomoea triloba cultivar NCNSP0323 chromosome 2, ASM357664v1 contains these coding sequences:
- the LOC116009845 gene encoding tyrosine aminotransferase-like, with protein sequence MENGGGSKRWGFGRNEEILRASAFSIRGILGSVIQNLNPDDTRPVIPLGHGDPSAFPCFRTPSEAQTAISDAVYSAKFNCYAPTIGLLPARQAVAEYLSQDLPYKLSPDDVNLTIGCTQAIEIMLAVLARPNANILLPRPGFPYYEARAAHSNIEIRHFDLLPESDWEVDLNAVEALADENTAAMVIINPGNPCGNVFKYQHLKKIAETARKLGILVIADEVYDHLTFGDNPFVPMGVFGSISPVITVGSISKRWIVPGWRLGWLVTNDTNGILKEQGVIDCITRFQNISSDPATFIQGAVPDILQKTKPDFFPKIINILREAADICYDRIKEIPCITCPSKPEGSMFVMVKLNLNLLEDIVDDFDFCLKLAKEESVIIMPGFGVGLKNWLRITFAIEAPSLEDGLARLKAFYQRHAKKL encoded by the exons ATGGAAAACGGCGGCGGGTCGAAGAGGTGGGGATTTGGGAGGAACGAGGAAATTTTGAGAGCCTCCGCTTTCAGCATCAGAGGAATTCTGGGGTCTGTAATCCAAAATCTCAACCCGGATGACACTCGACCAGTAATCCCTCTCGGCCATGGCGACCCTTCTGCCTTTCCCTGCTTTCGTACCCCCTCCGAAGCCCAAACCGCCATCTCCGACGCCGTTTATTCCGCTAAGTTCAACTGTTATGCCCCTACCATCGGCCTTCTTCCCGCTAGACA GGCAGTAGCTGAGTACCTTTCTCAGGATCTCCCATATAAGCTATCACCTGATGATGTTAACCTGACAATTGGATGCACGCAAGCGATTGAAATCATGTTAGCTGTTCTTGCTCGCCCAAATGCTAATATTTTACTTCCAAGGCCGGGCTTTCCGTACTATGAAGCTAGGGCAGCTCATAGCAATATTGAAATCCGCCACTTTGATCTTCTTCCAGAAAGTGATTGGGAAGTGGACCTTAATGCTGTTGAAGCTCTGGCAGATGAAAATACTGCTGCAATGGTTATTATCAACCCTGGTAATCCATGTGGAAATGTCTTCAAGTACCAGCATCTAAAGAAG ATTGCAGAGACTGCGAGAAAGCTTGGGATTCTTGTAATCGCTGATGAAGTTTATGACCATCTTACTTTTGGAGATAACCCCTTTGTGCCCATGGGAGTTTTTGGATCAATATCTCCAGTTATTACTGTTGGATCAATATCAAAGAGGTGGATTGTTCCAGGTTGGCGACTCGGGTGGCTTGTTACAAATGATACCAACGGGATCCTCAAGGAACAAGGG GTTATAGATTGTATCACCCGGTTTCAGAATATTTCGTCTGACCCTGCAACTTTTATTCAG GGAGCAGTTCCTGATATTCTTCAAAAGACCAAACCAGATTTTTTCCCTAAAATCATTAATATACTTAGAGAAGCTGCAGACATCTGCTATGACAGAATTAAGGAGATCCCGTGCATCACGTGCCCAAGCAAACCTGAAGGATCTATGTTTGTAATG GTTAAACTTAACCTGAATCTCTTGGAAGACATTGTAGATGATTTTGACTTCTGTCTCAAGCTGGCTAAGGAGGAATCTGTGATAATTATGCCAG GTTTTGGGGTGGGACTCAAGAATTGGCTCCGAATAACATTTGCGATTGAGGCACCATCTCTTGAGGATGGGCTTGCAAGGCTCAAAGCTTTTTATCAAAGGCATGCCAAGAAATTATGA
- the LOC116009844 gene encoding uroporphyrinogen decarboxylase, chloroplastic codes for MSCIHISAPSFSAISVSAKSTLNSSPSRSNFKPRIYCSVGGTVAEPKAINATEPLLLDAVRGKEVERPPVWLMRQAGRYMKSYQIICEKYPSFRERSENVDLVVEISLQPWKVFRPDGVILFSDILTPLSGMNIPFDIIKGKGPVIFDPMQTTADVEKVREFDPEESVPYVGEALNILRKEVHGEAAVLGFVGAPFTLASYVVEGGSSKNFTKIKKLAFSQPKVLHALLQKFATSMAKYIRYQADNGAQVVQIFDSWATELSPVDFEEFSLPYLKQIVDSVKQTHPDLPLILYASGSGGLLERLPSTGVDVVSLDWTVDMADGRRRLGPNVAVQGNVDPGVLFGSKEFITNRINDTVRKAGRGKHILNLGHGIKVGTPEENVAHFFEVAKGLRY; via the exons ATGTCTTGCATTCACATCTCAGCTCCATCTTTCTCGGCAATCTCTGTTTCCGCTAAGTCCACTCTCAATTCTTCTCCTTCTCGCTCAAACTTCAAACCAAGAATCTATTGCTCCGTTGGAG GGACTGTTGCGGAACCAAAAGCTATTAATGCTACTGAACCTCTTTTGCTTGATGCTGTCCGTGGGAAAGAAGTGGAAAGGCCTCCCGTTTGGCTTATGAGACAAGCAGGGAGGTACATGAAG agttatcaaattatttgtgaGAAGTATCCTTCTTTTCGTGAGAGATCAGAAAATGTGGACCTTGTGGTGGAAATTTCTCTACAGCCATGGAAAGTATTTCGTCCAGATGGG gttattttattttcagaCATTCTTACCCCTCTCTCCGGAATGAACATACCCTTTGACATCATTAAGGGGAAAGGTCCCGTCATATTTGATCCTATGCAAACTACTGCAGATGTTGAGAAAGTTAGAGAATTCGACCCTGAAGAATCAGTTCCATATGTTGGGGAAGCATTAAATATCCTGCGGAAAGAG GTGCATGGTGAGGCTGCAGTTCTAGGATTTGTCGGGGCACCTTTTACCCTGGCATCTTATGTTGTTGAAGGTGGTTCCTCAAAGAACTTCACGAAAATAAAAAAGCTAGCTTTCTCACAGCCTAAG GTCCTTCACGCACTTCTTCAAAAATTTGCAACCTCTATGGCTAAGTATATACGATACCAAGCTGACAACGGAGCTCAGGTGGTTCAGATATTTGACTCGTGGGCCACTGAACTTAGCCCCGTGGATTTTGAAGAGTTCAGTCTCCCTTACTTGAAGCAGATTGTAGATTCGGTTAAACAAACTCATCCAGATTTACCGCTGATTCTATATGCCAGCGGATCAGGGGGTTTGCTCGAGAGACTACCGTCGACGGGAGTTGATGTCGTGAGCTTGGATTGGACCGTGGATATGGCTGACGGTAGGAGAAGATTGGGTCCTAATGTGGCGGTGCAGGGCAACGTAGATCCTGGCGTTCTTTTTGGCTCCAAGGAATTCATCACCAATCGCATAAACGACACGGTTAGGAAAGCTGGTCGAGGAAAACATATTTTGAACCTTGGACATGGCATCAAGGTAGGTACACCAGAGGAAAATGTTGCCCACTTTTTTGAGGTTGCCAAAGGACTTAGGTATTAG
- the LOC116011470 gene encoding probable aminotransferase TAT2 — MENKLAKWSFKKTNNKSAVSIRSVLEAILEKVNEKDAENGRPLIHLGRGDPSLFPCFRTSPVAEDSINASARSAKFNGYSPATGIYPARRSVAEYLSCDLPHKLSPDDVYLTVGANQAIEVIMAVLGRPGVNILLPKPGYPFYEVRAAFSNVEVRHYNLLPEKGWEVDLNGIEALADGNTIAMVVINPGNPCGSVYSHAHLQKIAETAQKLGVLLIADEVYGHLSFGCKPFVAMGQFGSITPVISLGSISKRWILPGWRLGWIATIDPNEVLKKSGIVECLRGYLDIGANPATVIQGAVPQTLEKTPKDFFLNINNMLREAADSCYAKLEDIPCLSCPYKPEGAMSMMVKLNVSLLEDIDDDMDFCVKLAKEELVLVLPGIALGMKNWIRITFAVELASLEDGLKRLKAFWTRHAKKQSCTTADGA; from the exons ATGGAGAACAAATTGGCGAAATGGAGCTTCAAGAAGACTAATAATAAATCTGCAGTTTCCATCAGGTCGGTTCTTGAAGCGATATTGGAGAAAGTAAATGAAAAGGATGCTGAAAATGGAAGGCCCCTCATTCACCTCGGCCGAGGAGACCCTTCTTTGTTCCCATGCTTTCGGACCTCTCCGGTGGCCGAAGACTCCATTAATGCATCCGCGCGATCCGCCAAGTTCAATGGCTATTCTCCGGCCACTGGGATTTATCCGGCTAGAAG GTCTGTTGCAGAGTATTTGTCCTGTGATCTTCCACATAAACTATCACCTGATGATGTTTATCTCACTGTTGGTGCAAATCAAGCGATTGAAGTCATAATGGCAGTGCTTGGTCGCCCGGGGGTGAACATATTGCTGCCCAAACCAGGGTATCCTTTTTATGAAGTCCGGGCTGCATTCAGCAATGTTGAGGTCCGCCATTATAACCTGCTTCCAGAGAAAGGTTGGGAGGTTGATCTTAATGGCATAGAAGCTCTTGCAGATGGTAACACCATTGCTATGGTTGTAATAAACCCCGGGAATCCCTGTGGAAGTGTTTATAGTCATGCTCATTTACAGAAG ATTGCAGAGACAGCACAAAAACTCGGAGTTCTACTGATTGCTGATGAAGTTTATGGCCATCTGTCTTTCGGATGCAAACCGTTTGTGGCAATGGGACAGTTTGGATCAATCACTCCTGTCATTTCTCTGGGATCAATATCAAAACGGTGGATCCTTCCTGGATGGCGACTGGGATGGATAGCAACTATTGATCCCAATGAAGTCCTTAAGAAATCTGGG ATTGTTGAATGCCTTCGCGGATATCTTGACATCGGTGCCAACCCTGCAACTGTAATTCAG GGAGCGGTTCCTCAAACTCTTGAGAAAACGCCAAAAGATTTCTTcttaaatattaacaatatgCTGAGAGAAGCAGCAGATTCTTGTTATGCCAAACTTGAAGACATCCCTTGTCTTTCTTGTCCATACAAGCCAGAAGGAGCTATGTCAATGATG GTTAAATTAAATGTGTCATTGCTGGAAGACATAGATGATGATATGGACTTCTGTGTCAAACTGGCAAAAGAAGAACTGGTCCTCGTCCTGCCAG GGATTGCGTTGGGGATGAAGAACTGGATTCGCATAACTTTCGCTGTCGAGCTGGCTAGTCTTGAAGATGGACTTAAAAGGCTAAAAGCTTTCTGGACAAGGCATGCCAAGAAGCAGTCATGTACAACAGCTGATGGTGCATAG
- the LOC116011471 gene encoding reticulon-like protein B17 isoform X2 — protein sequence METTPQSHRSEPRSRLKSASRLSKLRCSDDHEIPHLDMAPSPPPSASSPKHHYSLPVRDLLLLSPSLLRKSRTRLAEKLEIGEDGVELSGGRRRSRNGNAGGGAVLGCASPRNHRRRSRRRLELEMMREDKDLGVGEEMIKRKKRHSGRSKKDKLGLVPISSPKSSECEGEGVNLDRIGEMVNDLVMWRDVARSSLWFGFGSICFLSSCFASGVSISIVSLVSQLGLLFLVVSFLSNSIRPRGNVEVKCDIQLKEDDILRMGRMILPTANLAILKTRELFSGEPAMTLKVVPFLLVGAEYGHLLSLWRLCAFGFFMSFTAPKLYSSYSSQICRKGEYLKCRVMESWGACSHKKTIAASALTAFWNLTTARTRIFAAFICFVVIRYCRQRSEANMEEEIKLPEDKDEPEDGKALIVFE from the exons ATGGAAACCACACCTCAGTCTCATCGTTCCGAGCCCCGAAGCAGACTAAAATCGGCTTCAAGACTTTCCAAACTCCGCTGCTCCGACGATCATGAGATACCGCACCTCGATATGGCCCCTTCACCTCCACCTTCAGCTTCATCTCCAAAGCACCATTATAGCCTCCCAGTCCGCGATCTCCTGCTTTTATCGCCTTCGCTTCTTCGCAAATCGAGGACTCGATTGGCGGAGAAGCTTGAAATTGGCGAAGATGGGGTGGAGCTGAGTGGGGGCCGCAGGAGATCCAGGAATGGGAATGCCGGCGGAGGAGCTGTATTGGGGTGTGCTTCTCCGAGGAATCATCGGAGGAGATCGAGACGGCGATTGGAGCTGGAAATGATGAGAGAGGATAAAGATTTGGGTGTGGGAGAAGAAATGATTAAGAGGAAGAAGAGGCATAGTGGTAGATCTAAGAAAGATAAACTTGGCTTAGTTCCAATTTCCTCTCCAA AATCGAGTGAATGCGAAGGCGAAGGGGTTAATCTGGATAGAATTGGGGAGATGGTAAATGATCTAGTGATGTGGAGGGATGTAGCAAGATCAAGCCTTTGGTTTGGTTTTGGGTCTATCTGCTTCTTATCTTCTTGTTTTGCTAGTGGAGTTAGCATTAG TATTGTCTCCTTAGTATCTCAGTTGGGGCTATTGTTTTTGGTTGTATCATTCTTGTCGAATTCAATCCGGCCAAG AGGTAATGTTGAGGTTAAGTGTGATATCCAGCTGAAAGAAGATGACATTTTGAGAATGGGAAGAATGATACTTCCAACAGCAAATCTTGCAATCTTGAAAACAAGAGAGTTGTTCTCAGGAGAGCCAGCCATGACACTTAAA GTAGTACCATTCCTGCTTGTTGGAGCTGAGTATGGCCATCTGCTTTCTCTATGGAGGCTATGTGCATTTG GGTTCTTTATGAGCTTCACTGCCCCAAAACTATATTCATCTTACTCTAGTCAGATATGTAGAAAAG GTGAATACTTGAAATGTAGGGTGATGGAGAGCTGGGGAGCTTGCTCTCACAAGAAGACCATAGCAGCATCAGCACTGACAGCCTTTTGGAATCTTACCACTGCCAGAACTCGCATTTTTGCAG
- the LOC116011471 gene encoding reticulon-like protein B17 isoform X1 — METTPQSHRSEPRSRLKSASRLSKLRCSDDHEIPHLDMAPSPPPSASSPKHHYSLPVRDLLLLSPSLLRKSRTRLAEKLEIGEDGVELSGGRRRSRNGNAGGGAVLGCASPRNHRRRSRRRLELEMMREDKDLGVGEEMIKRKKRHSGRSKKDKLGLVPISSPKSSECEGEGVNLDRIGEMVNDLVMWRDVARSSLWFGFGSICFLSSCFASGVSISIVSLVSQLGLLFLVVSFLSNSIRPRGNVEVKCDIQLKEDDILRMGRMILPTANLAILKTRELFSGEPAMTLKVVPFLLVGAEYGHLLSLWRLCAFGFFMSFTAPKLYSSYSSQICRKAGEYLKCRVMESWGACSHKKTIAASALTAFWNLTTARTRIFAAFICFVVIRYCRQRSEANMEEEIKLPEDKDEPEDGKALIVFE, encoded by the exons ATGGAAACCACACCTCAGTCTCATCGTTCCGAGCCCCGAAGCAGACTAAAATCGGCTTCAAGACTTTCCAAACTCCGCTGCTCCGACGATCATGAGATACCGCACCTCGATATGGCCCCTTCACCTCCACCTTCAGCTTCATCTCCAAAGCACCATTATAGCCTCCCAGTCCGCGATCTCCTGCTTTTATCGCCTTCGCTTCTTCGCAAATCGAGGACTCGATTGGCGGAGAAGCTTGAAATTGGCGAAGATGGGGTGGAGCTGAGTGGGGGCCGCAGGAGATCCAGGAATGGGAATGCCGGCGGAGGAGCTGTATTGGGGTGTGCTTCTCCGAGGAATCATCGGAGGAGATCGAGACGGCGATTGGAGCTGGAAATGATGAGAGAGGATAAAGATTTGGGTGTGGGAGAAGAAATGATTAAGAGGAAGAAGAGGCATAGTGGTAGATCTAAGAAAGATAAACTTGGCTTAGTTCCAATTTCCTCTCCAA AATCGAGTGAATGCGAAGGCGAAGGGGTTAATCTGGATAGAATTGGGGAGATGGTAAATGATCTAGTGATGTGGAGGGATGTAGCAAGATCAAGCCTTTGGTTTGGTTTTGGGTCTATCTGCTTCTTATCTTCTTGTTTTGCTAGTGGAGTTAGCATTAG TATTGTCTCCTTAGTATCTCAGTTGGGGCTATTGTTTTTGGTTGTATCATTCTTGTCGAATTCAATCCGGCCAAG AGGTAATGTTGAGGTTAAGTGTGATATCCAGCTGAAAGAAGATGACATTTTGAGAATGGGAAGAATGATACTTCCAACAGCAAATCTTGCAATCTTGAAAACAAGAGAGTTGTTCTCAGGAGAGCCAGCCATGACACTTAAA GTAGTACCATTCCTGCTTGTTGGAGCTGAGTATGGCCATCTGCTTTCTCTATGGAGGCTATGTGCATTTG GGTTCTTTATGAGCTTCACTGCCCCAAAACTATATTCATCTTACTCTAGTCAGATATGTAGAAAAG CAGGTGAATACTTGAAATGTAGGGTGATGGAGAGCTGGGGAGCTTGCTCTCACAAGAAGACCATAGCAGCATCAGCACTGACAGCCTTTTGGAATCTTACCACTGCCAGAACTCGCATTTTTGCAG